A genomic stretch from Cellulomonas sp. KRMCY2 includes:
- a CDS encoding DUF58 domain-containing protein encodes MAITWRAVVLAALGVVPVLLLPVTIVVVGWALLVAVLCAIDVGLAASPRQVAVSRSTPASVRLTERTACTLTVTNRSGRRLRALVRDAWQPSAGAGVNRHRVDLPSGESRRVVTVLVPTRRGDRLADRVTIRSFGPMGLAARQVSLAVPRRLRVLPEFASRRHLPSRLARLRELDGRTAVQIRGAGTEFDSLREYVIGDDVRSIDWRATARRSEVVVRTWRPERDRRVMIVLDTSRTSAARIGDLPRIDASIEAALLLSALAARAGDRVDLIAFDRRVRAQVAGASGPRLLPALADALAPLEPALVETDWPGVVGAIQQRLSQHALVVLLSALEPAAVENGLLPVVGPLAKDHTVVLASVADPEVAALRTGRETSADVYDAAAAERTELERAAVTVRLRQRGVEVVDALPDDLAPRLADTYLALKAAGRL; translated from the coding sequence ATGGCGATCACCTGGCGGGCTGTGGTTCTCGCTGCTCTCGGCGTCGTCCCGGTGCTCCTCCTACCGGTGACGATCGTCGTGGTCGGGTGGGCCCTGCTCGTCGCGGTGCTGTGCGCGATCGACGTCGGGCTCGCAGCGTCGCCGCGCCAGGTCGCCGTGAGCCGCTCGACCCCGGCGTCGGTGCGGCTGACCGAGCGGACGGCATGCACGCTGACCGTGACCAACCGGTCCGGTCGGCGGCTGCGCGCACTCGTTCGCGACGCCTGGCAGCCCTCGGCGGGGGCGGGCGTCAACCGGCATCGGGTCGACCTCCCGTCGGGTGAGTCGCGCCGGGTCGTGACGGTGCTGGTGCCGACGCGACGCGGGGACCGCCTGGCCGACCGGGTCACGATCCGGTCGTTCGGTCCGATGGGCCTCGCCGCCCGGCAGGTGTCGCTCGCCGTGCCGCGACGCCTGCGGGTGCTCCCGGAGTTCGCCTCCCGCCGCCACCTGCCGAGCCGCCTCGCGCGGCTCCGCGAGCTCGACGGGCGCACCGCGGTGCAGATCCGTGGCGCAGGCACCGAGTTCGACTCGCTGCGCGAGTACGTCATCGGCGACGACGTGCGCTCGATCGACTGGCGCGCGACGGCACGGCGCTCGGAGGTCGTGGTCCGCACCTGGCGACCCGAGCGGGACCGACGCGTGATGATCGTCCTCGACACCTCGCGCACGTCGGCCGCCCGGATCGGCGACCTGCCGCGGATCGACGCCTCGATCGAGGCCGCCCTGCTGCTGTCGGCGCTCGCGGCGCGTGCGGGCGATCGCGTCGACCTCATCGCCTTCGACCGGCGGGTCCGCGCCCAGGTGGCCGGCGCCAGCGGCCCACGGCTGCTGCCCGCCCTGGCCGACGCCCTCGCACCGCTCGAGCCGGCCCTCGTGGAGACCGACTGGCCCGGCGTCGTCGGGGCGATCCAGCAGCGCCTCTCCCAACATGCCCTGGTCGTGCTGCTCAGCGCGCTCGAGCCGGCGGCCGTCGAGAACGGGCTGCTGCCCGTCGTCGGGCCGCTGGCGAAGGACCACACGGTGGTCCTCGCCTCGGTCGCCGACCCCGAGGTCGCCGCGCTGCGCACCGGGCGGGAGACCTCGGCGGACGTCTACGACGCCGCGGCCGCCGAGCGGACCGAGCTCGAGCGGGCCGCGGTGACCGTGCGGCTGCGGCAGCGTGGGGTCGAGGTGGTCGACGCCCTGCCCGACGACCTGGCACCCCGTCTCGCGGACACCTACCTGGCCCTCAAGGCCGCCGGACGGCTGTGA
- a CDS encoding AAA family ATPase: MTEPTWQQPPAPAVPGLHPAPGAPTDHRFAPPPSAPPAAPTGPTSHLAPAGAVGPTPSADLRQALATLRTEVGKAVVGQDAAVTGLVIALLCRGHVLLEGVPGVAKTLLVRTLSAALALDTKRVQFTPDLMPGDVTGSLVYDARTAQFSFREGPVFTNLLLADEINRTPPKTQASLLEAMEERQVSVDGTPRPLPDPFLVIATQNPVEYEGTYPLPEAQLDRFLLKLTLPLPERDQEIEVLRRHAAGFDPRNLAAAGVRQVTDADQLARARAEVALVQVSPEILGYAVDVCRATRQSPSLSLGVSPRGATALLATSRAWAWLSGRGYVTPDDVKALAHPTLRHRVQLRAEAELEGVTAESVLDTVLASVPVPR, encoded by the coding sequence GTGACCGAACCCACCTGGCAGCAGCCGCCCGCACCCGCGGTCCCCGGCCTCCACCCGGCACCCGGCGCGCCGACGGACCACCGGTTCGCCCCACCGCCCAGCGCACCGCCGGCCGCGCCGACCGGGCCGACCAGCCATCTCGCGCCCGCCGGTGCCGTGGGCCCGACGCCGTCCGCCGACCTGCGCCAGGCGCTCGCGACGCTGCGCACCGAGGTGGGCAAGGCCGTCGTCGGGCAGGACGCGGCCGTGACCGGGCTCGTCATCGCACTGCTGTGCCGCGGTCACGTGCTGCTCGAGGGCGTCCCCGGGGTGGCGAAGACGCTGCTCGTCCGCACGCTGAGCGCGGCGCTGGCCCTGGACACCAAGCGCGTCCAGTTCACCCCCGACCTGATGCCCGGCGACGTCACCGGCTCGCTCGTCTACGACGCACGCACGGCGCAGTTCTCGTTCCGCGAGGGCCCCGTGTTCACCAACCTGCTGCTCGCCGACGAGATCAACCGCACGCCGCCCAAGACCCAGGCGTCCCTCCTGGAGGCGATGGAGGAGCGGCAGGTGTCGGTCGACGGCACACCCCGGCCGCTGCCCGACCCGTTCCTGGTGATCGCGACCCAGAACCCGGTGGAGTACGAGGGGACCTACCCGCTGCCGGAGGCCCAGCTCGACCGGTTCCTGCTCAAGCTGACCCTGCCGCTGCCCGAGCGGGACCAGGAGATCGAGGTCCTGCGTCGCCATGCCGCAGGGTTCGACCCGCGCAACCTCGCCGCCGCCGGCGTCCGCCAGGTGACCGATGCCGACCAGCTCGCCCGGGCGCGGGCCGAGGTCGCCCTGGTCCAGGTGTCACCGGAGATCCTCGGCTACGCCGTCGACGTGTGCCGGGCGACGCGGCAGTCGCCGTCGTTGTCGTTGGGGGTCTCACCGCGCGGCGCGACGGCGCTGCTCGCGACCTCGCGCGCCTGGGCGTGGCTCTCGGGTCGCGGCTACGTGACGCCGGACGACGTCAAGGCGCTGGCGCACCCGACCCTGCGGCACCGGGTCCAGCTGCGCGCGGAGGCCGAGCTCGAGGGCGTCACCGCCGAGAGCGTGCTCGACACGGTCCTCGCCTCCGTCCCCGTGCCCCGCTGA
- a CDS encoding DUF4350 domain-containing protein, translating to MSHPTIAPPTQPSQAPSPYATLDQVAPVLGDGTTARSRARSRWRAARWPVAVVLTLVLVGLLAAVMKPRTSTVAYAPDNPTDLGGRALAEILRDQGVEVDFVQASARALALAAPGDTLLVAGTFPLTDDQVRLLGETEADLVVLSPEYAHLEALSGGALSTATSYDYALSEADCSDPDARAAERIESRGSGLTAHSADVVTCFPTVDGAASAYAVLDDGSRRLVVLDDIGLLTNARLADDGNAALLLRTLGRNEHLVWYLPTWGDTGEEVSAGGGQLMPTWTGPLAAQLLLVVLALALWRGRALGRIVTEPLPVTVRAAETTLGRGRLYRRSRSRGHAAAALRAGAARRAAARLGLPRSAGATDVIDALARATGNSTEQVAGLLYGPPPIDDAGLLQLARQLDKLESEVHRT from the coding sequence ATGAGCCATCCGACGATCGCGCCGCCGACCCAGCCCTCCCAGGCACCGTCGCCCTACGCCACGCTCGATCAGGTCGCACCTGTCCTGGGGGACGGCACGACGGCGCGCTCCCGGGCACGATCGCGCTGGCGGGCCGCACGCTGGCCGGTCGCGGTCGTCCTCACCCTGGTGCTGGTCGGCCTGCTGGCCGCCGTGATGAAGCCACGGACGAGCACCGTCGCCTATGCGCCCGACAACCCGACCGACCTCGGTGGCCGGGCCCTGGCGGAGATCCTGCGCGACCAGGGCGTCGAGGTGGACTTCGTTCAGGCCTCCGCCCGGGCCCTGGCTCTGGCCGCGCCCGGCGACACGCTGCTGGTGGCCGGCACCTTCCCGCTGACCGACGACCAGGTCCGCCTGCTCGGCGAGACCGAGGCGGACCTGGTGGTCCTCTCACCCGAGTACGCGCACCTCGAGGCGCTCTCCGGCGGTGCGCTGAGCACCGCCACGAGCTACGACTACGCACTGTCCGAGGCCGACTGCTCCGACCCCGACGCCCGGGCCGCGGAGCGCATCGAGAGCCGCGGGTCGGGCCTGACGGCGCACTCGGCCGACGTCGTCACCTGCTTCCCCACCGTCGACGGTGCAGCGAGCGCCTACGCCGTGCTCGACGACGGGAGCCGCCGGCTGGTCGTCCTGGACGACATCGGCCTGCTGACCAATGCGCGGCTCGCGGACGACGGCAACGCTGCGCTCCTGCTGCGCACCCTCGGGCGCAACGAGCACCTCGTGTGGTACCTGCCGACCTGGGGCGACACCGGCGAGGAGGTCTCCGCCGGGGGTGGGCAGCTCATGCCCACCTGGACCGGCCCGCTGGCGGCCCAGCTCCTGCTCGTCGTGCTCGCGCTCGCCCTGTGGCGCGGCCGTGCGCTCGGCCGGATCGTCACCGAGCCGCTGCCGGTGACCGTCCGCGCGGCCGAGACGACGCTCGGCCGGGGCCGCCTGTACCGTCGCTCACGATCACGCGGTCACGCGGCCGCCGCACTGCGGGCGGGCGCGGCACGACGTGCGGCCGCGCGACTGGGCCTGCCACGATCTGCGGGGGCCACCGACGTCATCGACGCGCTCGCCCGGGCGACCGGGAACAGCACGGAGCAGGTCGCCGGCCTGCTGTACGGACCACCACCCATCGACGACGCCGGGCTCCTGCAGCTCGCCCGGCAGCTGGACAAGCTCGAGAGCGAGGTTCACCGCACGTGA
- a CDS encoding DUF4129 domain-containing protein, whose product MLDRLVHVPGALHRVLADVPVDPDAETARRWAHTELADPIYHEQRESLLARAIRWVLEQLAKVGDRASGLDLRTTTLVVVGVLVLGAIVVLVVAGPVRRARRAGRGSVEVFVDDVRSADELRASADAFAARGAWAEAVLDRFRAVLRSLEDRALLDPRPGRTAHEAAGDGGRRLPTCADDLRRAGVLFDDVCYGDAAAAADDDAWLREVDRRVAAARPVSSAAAGRGSDGLAVPR is encoded by the coding sequence GTGCTCGATCGGCTCGTCCACGTCCCGGGCGCCCTGCACAGGGTGCTCGCGGACGTCCCGGTCGACCCGGATGCCGAGACCGCCCGCCGCTGGGCCCACACCGAGCTGGCCGACCCGATCTACCACGAGCAGCGGGAGAGCCTGCTCGCCAGGGCCATCCGTTGGGTCCTCGAACAGCTCGCGAAGGTCGGTGACCGCGCGAGCGGCCTCGACCTGCGGACCACGACCCTCGTCGTCGTCGGCGTGCTGGTGCTCGGTGCGATCGTCGTGCTCGTCGTCGCGGGACCGGTCCGGCGGGCCCGGCGCGCCGGACGGGGCTCGGTCGAGGTCTTCGTCGACGACGTCCGCAGCGCCGACGAGCTCCGCGCCAGTGCCGACGCCTTCGCGGCCCGGGGCGCCTGGGCCGAGGCCGTGCTCGACCGCTTCCGGGCCGTCCTGCGGTCGCTCGAGGACCGTGCACTGCTCGACCCGCGGCCCGGGCGGACCGCGCACGAGGCGGCCGGGGACGGCGGCCGGCGCCTTCCGACCTGCGCCGACGACCTGCGCCGCGCCGGCGTCCTGTTCGACGACGTCTGCTACGGCGACGCCGCCGCGGCGGCGGACGACGACGCCTGGCTGCGCGAGGTCGACCGACGGGTCGCCGCCGCACGACCGGTCAGCTCCGCCGCCGCCGGTCGCGGCTCCGACGGGCTCGCGGTGCCGCGATGA
- the mtrA gene encoding MtrAB system response regulator MtrA, with protein MKGRILVVDDDVALAEMIGIVLRSEGFEPLFCAHGDDAIGAFRAGQPDLVLLDLMLPGKDGTEICRLIRAESGVPIVMLTAKSDTVDVVLGLESGADDYISKPFKPKELIARVRARLRRTDEPTPEHLTIGDLEVDVTGHRVTRDDELIPLTPLEFDLLVALARKPWQVFTREVLLERVWGYRHAADTRLVNVHVQRLRSKIEHDPEHPEIVVTVRGVGYKAGTESP; from the coding sequence ATGAAGGGTCGCATCCTGGTGGTCGACGACGACGTCGCGTTGGCCGAGATGATCGGCATCGTCCTGCGCTCCGAGGGCTTCGAGCCCCTGTTCTGCGCGCACGGTGACGACGCCATCGGCGCGTTCCGTGCCGGGCAGCCTGATCTTGTGCTGCTCGACCTGATGCTGCCCGGCAAGGACGGCACCGAGATCTGCCGCCTGATCCGCGCGGAGTCCGGCGTCCCGATCGTGATGCTGACGGCCAAGAGCGACACGGTCGACGTGGTCCTGGGGCTCGAGTCCGGCGCGGACGACTACATCTCGAAGCCGTTCAAGCCGAAGGAGCTCATCGCCAGGGTCCGGGCCCGGCTGCGCCGTACGGATGAACCGACGCCCGAGCACCTGACGATCGGTGACCTCGAGGTCGACGTCACGGGCCACCGGGTGACCCGGGACGACGAGCTCATCCCGCTGACGCCGCTCGAGTTCGACCTGCTGGTCGCCCTGGCCCGGAAGCCGTGGCAGGTCTTCACCCGCGAGGTGCTCCTCGAGCGGGTGTGGGGCTACCGGCACGCCGCCGACACCCGCCTGGTCAACGTGCACGTGCAGCGGCTGCGGTCGAAGATCGAGCACGACCCGGAGCACCCCGAGATCGTCGTGACGGTGCGTGGGGTCGGCTACAAGGCGGGCACCGAGTCGCCGTGA
- the mtrB gene encoding MtrAB system histidine kinase MtrB, giving the protein MSTRTRTVRRSVRLAGLSTLHAVRGAWHHWRASLQIRVITSTLVIGIATVVVLGGYLSDRIRDGIFEQRVGQLLEESARSTQQAQTTFDEALVSTGGQVSALFDSLVPSLKVGGSAERQVFLRRSPGEAAPLGVNDRLTSIELNNLITPELRAAVRSSDVQRWMSVGIPSEDGQAVEAGILIGSVVDVPAAGQYELYYLYSLASEQTSLAFIQRVLGVAGVGLVVLLGAMTWLVTRQAVHPVRSAARVAERLADGHLAERMIVKGVDEMATLARSFNEMAESLQDQISRMEELSHLQRRFVSDVSHELRTPLTTIRMAAEVIHEARQGLDPAASRSAELLCTQLDRFEELLADLLEISRFDAGAAMLDAESRDLRDVVLNAIEQAAPLAGRRGVWLSGDLPPKSVIADVDPRRLERVLRNLLVNAIEHGEGRPVEVTMAADPKAVALIVRDHGVGMTEDEAERVFDRFWRADPARARTTGGTGLGLAISIEDAHLHGGWLEAWGRPGQGACFRLTLPRRAGITLTGSPLPLEPDVHPDAPAVSYSSHDGRPGLDPAGVPDLDRLEA; this is encoded by the coding sequence GTGAGCACGCGAACCCGGACCGTACGCCGGTCGGTCCGGCTCGCCGGGCTGAGCACGCTGCACGCCGTGCGCGGTGCATGGCACCACTGGCGGGCGTCGCTGCAGATCCGCGTCATCACCTCGACCCTCGTGATCGGCATCGCGACGGTCGTCGTGCTCGGCGGCTACCTGTCCGACCGGATTCGCGACGGCATCTTCGAGCAGCGGGTCGGTCAGCTGCTCGAGGAGAGCGCCCGCTCGACCCAGCAGGCCCAGACCACCTTCGACGAAGCCCTCGTCTCGACCGGCGGCCAGGTCTCGGCGCTGTTCGACAGCCTCGTGCCGAGCCTCAAGGTCGGTGGCTCGGCCGAACGTCAGGTGTTCCTGCGGCGCTCGCCCGGCGAGGCCGCACCGCTCGGCGTCAACGACCGACTGACGAGCATCGAGCTCAACAACCTGATCACCCCGGAGCTGCGTGCGGCCGTGCGGTCCTCGGACGTCCAGCGCTGGATGTCCGTCGGGATCCCGTCCGAGGACGGCCAGGCCGTGGAGGCCGGCATCCTGATCGGGTCGGTCGTCGACGTGCCCGCGGCCGGTCAGTACGAGCTGTACTACCTGTACAGCCTGGCCTCCGAGCAGACGTCGCTCGCCTTCATCCAGCGCGTGCTGGGCGTCGCGGGCGTCGGCCTGGTCGTCCTCCTCGGCGCGATGACCTGGCTCGTGACGCGCCAGGCGGTGCACCCGGTGCGTTCTGCGGCCCGGGTGGCAGAGCGGTTGGCCGACGGGCACCTCGCCGAACGGATGATCGTCAAGGGCGTCGACGAGATGGCGACGCTCGCGCGGTCGTTCAACGAGATGGCTGAGAGCCTGCAGGACCAGATCAGCCGGATGGAGGAGCTGTCCCATCTGCAGCGGCGCTTCGTCTCGGACGTCTCGCACGAGCTGCGCACACCGCTGACCACGATCCGGATGGCCGCCGAGGTGATCCACGAAGCGCGCCAGGGCCTCGACCCGGCCGCATCGCGGTCCGCCGAGCTGCTCTGCACCCAGCTCGACCGCTTCGAGGAGCTCCTGGCCGACCTGCTCGAGATCAGCCGTTTCGACGCCGGCGCCGCGATGCTCGACGCCGAGAGCAGGGACCTGCGCGACGTCGTGCTGAACGCGATCGAGCAGGCCGCTCCGCTCGCCGGTCGTCGTGGCGTCTGGCTCAGCGGTGACCTTCCCCCGAAGTCCGTCATCGCCGACGTCGACCCGCGGCGGCTGGAGCGCGTCCTGCGCAACCTGCTCGTCAACGCGATCGAGCACGGTGAGGGCCGGCCGGTCGAGGTCACGATGGCGGCTGACCCCAAGGCGGTCGCCCTGATCGTGCGCGACCACGGCGTCGGCATGACCGAGGACGAGGCCGAGCGCGTCTTCGACCGGTTCTGGCGCGCCGACCCGGCGCGCGCACGCACGACCGGCGGGACCGGCCTCGGCCTGGCGATCTCGATCGAGGACGCGCACCTGCACGGCGGCTGGCTCGAGGCCTGGGGTCGCCCGGGGCAGGGAGCCTGCTTCCGCCTGACCCTGCCGCGGCGCGCCGGCATCACGCTCACCGGGTCACCGCTGCCGCTCGAGCCCGACGTCCACCCGGACGCCCCCGCGGTGTCGTACTCCTCGCACGACGGCAGGCCGGGGCTGGACCCGGCCGGCGTACCCGACCTCGACCGGCTGGAGGCCTGA
- a CDS encoding LpqB family beta-propeller domain-containing protein, translating to MTRRRRVTLVLVAAAAALSLVGCVAIPIDGPIQEGDVVPAEPGSAFPQASDPLPGASPVEIVNGFLTAGAAGLYDDFAVARKYLTGSASSGWDPRAGVILYPLQERQPRVEERTDGTILVSIPLAATVDAAGVYTEAEPGAAPRELVFELMRDSTDQWRVSQLDDGVVMAASSFTNQYRRTAVYFASPDRTQLVPDPRWFPTAKIATSAVSALLDGPSAWLRDAVVTGAPEGARLSTPAVSVSAERVASFDISSPAGLGVAADRNLLQAQLEAMLLRLPGTVIDDVVVTADGLPWEPTAATWVLDRDVAPASGPYVLQGEQLAVLDGGEVVPLEGVAVLNGLDARDPAISLDEQIRVVLDGTRRLMLLPPDGAAPVPLLTGSQLMAPSIDRYGWIWTGEQLSSGTLTAVRADSELVEVAAQWLEGRTVRSLRVARDGARVAIVSAGPSEGDVTVDVAAVVRDEDGTPRLLGETPLVIGAALVDATEVAWVDEVTVAVLGRSGAQNVQMVHLVTLGGPTSALPLKDGATAIAAGRGDRSLYLVDAEGALFSLQSGSWVREALGVRSPVFPG from the coding sequence ATGACCCGCCGTCGTCGCGTGACCCTCGTCCTCGTGGCCGCAGCGGCCGCGCTGTCGCTGGTCGGTTGCGTCGCGATCCCCATCGACGGCCCGATCCAGGAGGGCGACGTCGTGCCGGCCGAACCCGGTTCGGCGTTCCCTCAGGCGAGCGACCCGCTGCCCGGCGCGAGCCCGGTCGAGATCGTCAACGGCTTCCTCACCGCAGGGGCGGCCGGCCTCTACGACGACTTCGCGGTGGCCCGCAAGTACCTGACCGGCTCGGCGTCGTCGGGCTGGGACCCCCGGGCCGGGGTGATCCTCTACCCGCTGCAGGAGCGCCAGCCGCGCGTCGAGGAGCGTACCGACGGCACGATCCTGGTGAGCATCCCGCTGGCCGCGACCGTCGACGCCGCCGGCGTCTACACCGAGGCGGAGCCTGGTGCGGCCCCACGCGAGCTCGTCTTCGAGCTGATGCGCGACTCCACCGACCAGTGGCGGGTGTCCCAGCTCGACGACGGCGTCGTGATGGCGGCCTCGAGCTTCACGAACCAGTACCGGCGCACCGCTGTGTACTTCGCGAGCCCCGACCGCACCCAGCTCGTGCCCGACCCGCGGTGGTTCCCGACGGCCAAGATCGCGACCTCCGCGGTCAGCGCGCTCCTGGACGGCCCGTCCGCGTGGCTGCGCGACGCGGTCGTCACCGGCGCGCCGGAGGGTGCCCGGCTGAGCACGCCTGCCGTCTCGGTCTCCGCCGAGCGGGTCGCCTCCTTCGACATCAGCTCCCCGGCCGGGCTCGGCGTGGCGGCCGACCGCAACCTGCTGCAGGCGCAGCTCGAGGCCATGCTCCTTCGGCTGCCCGGCACCGTCATCGACGACGTCGTCGTCACAGCGGACGGTCTGCCGTGGGAACCCACGGCGGCGACCTGGGTCCTCGACCGTGACGTCGCGCCGGCCAGCGGCCCGTACGTGCTCCAGGGGGAGCAGCTGGCGGTCCTGGACGGTGGCGAGGTCGTGCCGCTCGAGGGCGTCGCCGTGCTCAACGGCCTCGACGCGAGGGACCCGGCGATCAGCCTGGACGAGCAGATCCGGGTCGTGCTGGACGGGACGCGCCGGCTCATGCTGCTGCCGCCCGACGGCGCGGCCCCGGTCCCGCTGCTGACCGGCAGCCAGCTGATGGCACCCTCGATCGACAGGTACGGCTGGATCTGGACCGGTGAGCAGCTCTCGAGCGGCACGCTCACCGCGGTCCGGGCCGACTCCGAGCTCGTCGAGGTCGCCGCGCAGTGGCTCGAGGGCCGCACCGTGCGCTCGCTGCGGGTCGCTCGGGACGGCGCCCGCGTCGCGATCGTGTCGGCCGGGCCGTCCGAAGGGGACGTCACGGTCGACGTCGCCGCGGTGGTCCGCGACGAGGACGGCACGCCCCGGCTGCTCGGTGAGACCCCCCTGGTGATCGGCGCCGCACTGGTCGATGCCACCGAGGTCGCCTGGGTGGACGAGGTCACGGTGGCGGTGCTGGGTCGCAGCGGTGCCCAGAACGTCCAGATGGTCCACCTGGTCACGCTCGGTGGGCCGACGTCCGCGCTGCCGCTCAAGGACGGCGCCACGGCCATCGCGGCGGGCCGTGGTGACCGGTCGCTGTACCTGGTCGATGCGGAAGGTGCGCTCTTCTCCCTGCAGAGCGGCAGCTGGGTGCGCGAGGCCCTCGGGGTGCGCAGTCCGGTCTTCCCCGGCTGA